One region of Drosophila kikkawai strain 14028-0561.14 chromosome 2R, DkikHiC1v2, whole genome shotgun sequence genomic DNA includes:
- the cg gene encoding zinc finger protein 432 isoform X9, protein MCAAQNPPPFGYTWGFADNGSRNAESVLEISPNINYTVSGESMPYLLSTDGSLAVQKDVKGLTGAGNKNVVRRMFVVNDPSFPPGTQRVITAGGSSTVVKKQDANQQVLSLDKNYLLVDPATAAAAAAAAGGDPSVAHHHQLANGSIVDAKTGQTVLTAGSAAAAKSHFSSIGALHLTQEECNEILIKRAIAAGHHQTHTITTADGTHHHASGGTPSDILPGISVQVQKVIQGLEDNEDSQGEAPNLKLEPGTLELSPKTELQESMHFSETDATIKKERPYSCDECGKSFLLKHHLTTHARVHTGERPHICTHCGKSFAHKHCLNTHLLLHSTERPYQCQECKKSFTLKHHLLTHSRVHSRERPFVCQECGRAFPLKRHLVTHSKFHAGERPYVCEECGESFAQENHLIMHSRFHGSLNPFVCAECGASFPRKFQLVNHGRIHGKIPHSCTVCGKEFLQKRTLVSHMRRVHTGEQAHPCVSCGEGFLTKAELHQHVRTAHNGVNPNTSSATIIANQQQLQQAHHHPGQPHPQTITVVSNPANSTLLTVSTTDANGVARPQFVCRECGSAFNSREALALHLRLHTGDKSLMTDLCALTAALPGHFLSTASLNPGTVVTANPNLVGQSPVPVQIISSTGQVMSQTTLVQAANSTHPQAVVTAVPTMPVHGQQQHLQHVQQQQQQQQQQQQQQQQQQHVVSVAPANKPKSHFCASCGKGFAAKHGLMQHNRRHPNGGCTVRTHVCECGKAFFQKNHLMLHQRQHLETKPAISQQQVC, encoded by the exons ATGTGCGCCGCCCAGAATCCGCCGCCCTTCGGCTATACCTGGGGCTTTGCAGACAACGGCAGCCGCAACGCCGAATCTGTCCTGGAGATATCGCCGAACATCAACTACACGGTCAGCGGGGAGTCG ATGCCCTATTTGTTATCCACGGATGGATCGTTGGCCGTGCAAAAGGATGTCAAAGGGCTCACAGGTGCCGGCAATAAGAATGTCGTGCGTCGCATGTTTGTGGTAAACGATCCCTCGTTTCCACCAGGGACACAGAG GGTTATCACTGCCGGAGGATCATCGACGGTGGTGAAGAAGCAGGACGCCAATCAGCAAGTGTTGAGCCTGGACAAGAACT ATCTGCTTGTGGATCCGgccacggcagcagcagctgcagcggcagcgggTGGCGATCCTTCGGTGGCCCATCATCACCAGTTGGCGAATGGCAGCATTGTCGATGCCAAGACCGGACAGACGGTGCTAACCGCTGGCTCGGCGGCGGCAGCCAAGTCGCACTTCAGCTCCATTGGAGCGCTGCATCTGACGCAAGAGGAGTGCAACGAGATCCTGATCAAGCGCGCCATCGCTGCCGGCCATCATCAGACGCACACGATCACCACTGCCGATGGGACGCACCATCATGCGTCTGGCGGGACACCAA GTGACATACTTCCTGGTATTTCAGTTCAAGTACAGAAAGTAATCCAGGGACTCGAGGATAACGAGGACTCGCAGGGTGAAGCACCCAATTTAAAGTTGGAGCCAGGCACTTTGGAGCTGTCACCGAAGACCGAACTACAGGAATCAATGCATTTCAGCGAA ACGGACGCCACCATTAAGAAGGAACGCCCGTACAGTTGCGACGAGTGCGGCAAGTCCTTTCTGCTCAAGCATCATCTGACAACCCACGCACGCGTGCACACAG GTGAACGTCCCCACATTTGCACCCATTGCGGCAAGAGCTTCGCGCACAAGCACTGTCTCAACACgcatctgctgctgcactcAACGGAGCGACCGTATCAGTGCCAGGAGTGCAAGAAGAGCTTCACCCTTAAGCATCATCTGCTAACCCATTCGCGTGTCCATAGCCGGGAGCGACCCTTTGTCTGCCAGGAGTGCGGGCGCGCCTTTCCGCTCAAGCGACATCTGGTCACGCACAGCAAGTTTCACGCCGGCGAGCGACCGTACGTTTGCGAGGAATGCGGTGAGAGTTTTGCCCAGGAGAATCACCTGATTATGCACTCGCG CTTCCATGGTTCATTGAATCCATTTGTTTGCGCCGAGTGCGGAGCCTCGTTTCCACGCAAGTTCCAGTTGGTTAACCACGGACGTATTCACGGCAAGATCCCCCATTCGTGCACGGTGTGCGGCAAAGAGTTTCTACAAAAGCGAACGCTAGTTTCCCACATGAG ACGCGTACACACTGGCGAGCAGGCGCATCCCTGCGTCAGCTGCGGCGAGGGTTTCCTCACCAAGGCCGAACTGCATCAGCATGTGAGGACGGCGCATAATGGAGTCAATCCCAATACGAGCAGTGCCACCATCATAGCAAATCAGCAG CAGCTGCAACAGGCTCATCATCATCCCGGACAGCCGCATCCACAGACCATTACTGTGGTCAGCAATCCGGCCAACTCCACGCTGCTGACTGTCTCCACTACGGATGCTAATGGCGTGGCCCGGCCGCAGTTTGTGTGCCG CGAGTGCGGCAGCGCCTTCAATAGCCGAGAGGCCTTAGCTCTTCACTTGCGTCTCCATACTGGCGACAAGAGCCTCATGACCGATCTGTGCGCTTTGACAGCCGCCCTGCCGGGTCACTTCTTGAGCACGGCCAGCTTGAATCCGGGTACTGTGGTCACGGCCAATCCCAATCTGGTTGGCCAGAGTCCAGTGCCCGTGCAGATAATATCGTCAACTGGGCAGGTGATGTCGCAGACCACGCTGGTGCAGGCCGCCAACTCGACCCATCCGCAAGCCGTGGTCACAGCAGTGCCGACCATGCCTGTgcatggccagcagcagcaccttcAGCACgtacagcagcaacagcagcaacagcagcagcaacaacagcaacagcagcagcagcagcacgtcGTCTCTGTGGCGCCGGCCAACAAGCCCAAATCGCATTTCTGCGCCAGCTGCGGCAAGGGATTCGCCGCCAAGCACGGCTTGATGCAGCACAATCGCCGGCATCCGAACGGCGGCTGTACGGTGCGCACCCATGTGTGTGAATGCGGCAAGGCCTTCTTCCAGAAGAATCACCTGATGCTGCACCAGCGCCAGCATCTGGAGACGAAGCCAGCCATATCGCAGCAACAGGTATGCTAG
- the cg gene encoding zinc finger protein 432 isoform X13: MCAAQNPPPFGYTWGFADNGSRNAESVLEISPNINYTVSGESMPYLLSTDGSLAVQKDVKGLTGAGNKNVVRRMFVVNDPSFPPGTQRVITAGGSSTVVKKQDANQQVLSLDKNCDILPGISVQVQKVIQGLEDNEDSQGEAPNLKLEPGTLELSPKTELQESMHFSETDATIKKERPYSCDECGKSFLLKHHLTTHARVHTGERPHICTHCGKSFAHKHCLNTHLLLHSTERPYQCQECKKSFTLKHHLLTHSRVHSRERPFVCQECGRAFPLKRHLVTHSKFHAGERPYVCEECGESFAQENHLIMHSRFHGSLNPFVCAECGASFPRKFQLVNHGRIHGKIPHSCTVCGKEFLQKRTLVSHMRRVHTGEQAHPCVSCGEGFLTKAELHQHVRTAHNGVNPNTSSATIIANQQLQQAHHHPGQPHPQTITVVSNPANSTLLTVSTTDANGVARPQFVCRECGSAFNSREALALHLRLHTGDKSLMTDLCALTAALPGHFLSTASLNPGTVVTANPNLVGQSPVPVQIISSTGQVMSQTTLVQAANSTHPQAVVTAVPTMPVHGQQQHLQHVQQQQQQQQQQQQQQQQQQHVVSVAPANKPKSHFCASCGKGFAAKHGLMQHNRRHPNGGCTVRTHVCECGKAFFQKNHLMLHQRQHLETKPAISQQQVC; encoded by the exons ATGTGCGCCGCCCAGAATCCGCCGCCCTTCGGCTATACCTGGGGCTTTGCAGACAACGGCAGCCGCAACGCCGAATCTGTCCTGGAGATATCGCCGAACATCAACTACACGGTCAGCGGGGAGTCG ATGCCCTATTTGTTATCCACGGATGGATCGTTGGCCGTGCAAAAGGATGTCAAAGGGCTCACAGGTGCCGGCAATAAGAATGTCGTGCGTCGCATGTTTGTGGTAAACGATCCCTCGTTTCCACCAGGGACACAGAG GGTTATCACTGCCGGAGGATCATCGACGGTGGTGAAGAAGCAGGACGCCAATCAGCAAGTGTTGAGCCTGGACAAGAACT GTGACATACTTCCTGGTATTTCAGTTCAAGTACAGAAAGTAATCCAGGGACTCGAGGATAACGAGGACTCGCAGGGTGAAGCACCCAATTTAAAGTTGGAGCCAGGCACTTTGGAGCTGTCACCGAAGACCGAACTACAGGAATCAATGCATTTCAGCGAA ACGGACGCCACCATTAAGAAGGAACGCCCGTACAGTTGCGACGAGTGCGGCAAGTCCTTTCTGCTCAAGCATCATCTGACAACCCACGCACGCGTGCACACAG GTGAACGTCCCCACATTTGCACCCATTGCGGCAAGAGCTTCGCGCACAAGCACTGTCTCAACACgcatctgctgctgcactcAACGGAGCGACCGTATCAGTGCCAGGAGTGCAAGAAGAGCTTCACCCTTAAGCATCATCTGCTAACCCATTCGCGTGTCCATAGCCGGGAGCGACCCTTTGTCTGCCAGGAGTGCGGGCGCGCCTTTCCGCTCAAGCGACATCTGGTCACGCACAGCAAGTTTCACGCCGGCGAGCGACCGTACGTTTGCGAGGAATGCGGTGAGAGTTTTGCCCAGGAGAATCACCTGATTATGCACTCGCG CTTCCATGGTTCATTGAATCCATTTGTTTGCGCCGAGTGCGGAGCCTCGTTTCCACGCAAGTTCCAGTTGGTTAACCACGGACGTATTCACGGCAAGATCCCCCATTCGTGCACGGTGTGCGGCAAAGAGTTTCTACAAAAGCGAACGCTAGTTTCCCACATGAG ACGCGTACACACTGGCGAGCAGGCGCATCCCTGCGTCAGCTGCGGCGAGGGTTTCCTCACCAAGGCCGAACTGCATCAGCATGTGAGGACGGCGCATAATGGAGTCAATCCCAATACGAGCAGTGCCACCATCATAGCAAATCAGCAG CTGCAACAGGCTCATCATCATCCCGGACAGCCGCATCCACAGACCATTACTGTGGTCAGCAATCCGGCCAACTCCACGCTGCTGACTGTCTCCACTACGGATGCTAATGGCGTGGCCCGGCCGCAGTTTGTGTGCCG CGAGTGCGGCAGCGCCTTCAATAGCCGAGAGGCCTTAGCTCTTCACTTGCGTCTCCATACTGGCGACAAGAGCCTCATGACCGATCTGTGCGCTTTGACAGCCGCCCTGCCGGGTCACTTCTTGAGCACGGCCAGCTTGAATCCGGGTACTGTGGTCACGGCCAATCCCAATCTGGTTGGCCAGAGTCCAGTGCCCGTGCAGATAATATCGTCAACTGGGCAGGTGATGTCGCAGACCACGCTGGTGCAGGCCGCCAACTCGACCCATCCGCAAGCCGTGGTCACAGCAGTGCCGACCATGCCTGTgcatggccagcagcagcaccttcAGCACgtacagcagcaacagcagcaacagcagcagcaacaacagcaacagcagcagcagcagcacgtcGTCTCTGTGGCGCCGGCCAACAAGCCCAAATCGCATTTCTGCGCCAGCTGCGGCAAGGGATTCGCCGCCAAGCACGGCTTGATGCAGCACAATCGCCGGCATCCGAACGGCGGCTGTACGGTGCGCACCCATGTGTGTGAATGCGGCAAGGCCTTCTTCCAGAAGAATCACCTGATGCTGCACCAGCGCCAGCATCTGGAGACGAAGCCAGCCATATCGCAGCAACAGGTATGCTAG